In the bacterium genome, GTCCCGACCAACACCTTCTTCGCCACTCCGGCGGCGGCGCTCCACGCGGGAGCGAAGGTCCGTTTCGTGGACGCCGACCCCGAGACGCTCTCCATCAATCTTGACCATCTGCGCGCATCCATCACCCCCGAAACTGCCGGGGTCATTGTTGTTCACATCGCCGGCGTCGTCACACCCGCGATGCCGGAGATTCGCCGCCTCTGCCAGGAGAAGGGTATTTTCCTCTTTGAGGATGCCGCCCATGCCCACGGGAGCAAGCTGGGTGATCAGTTCGCAGGAACCTTCGGTGACGCGGCGAGCTTTTCCTTCTACCCCACTAAGGTAATCACCAGCGGGGAAGGAGGGATGATTGTCACCAACGACGAGCGCATCAAGAACGAGGCGATGCTCTACCGGGACCAGGGGAAGATATCTTTCACCCAGAACCTGCACGACAAGCTGGGGAGCAACTGGCGGATGAGCGAGCCTCACGCCGCGATCGGCCTTCAGCATCTCAAGCGGCTCGAGGAATTTATCGAAGAGCGCATGCGGATCGCGGGGTGGTATGACGATGTTTTATCCGCCATTCCCGGTATAGCCCCCCTCCCGGTGCCGGAAGAGTGCAGATCGAGCTACTACAAATATATCGCCATGCTGGATGATGGGATTGATCGGGCCCATTTGAAGAAGCGCCTCCGCGAAGAGTTCGACGTGGGGCTAAGCGGGGAGGTCTACGAGCTGCCCTGTCACCAGCAGCCGATTTTCAAGGAAATCGCGGGAGGGGAGTCGTTCCCCTATGCCGAGGATATTTGCCGGCGCCATGTGTGCATGCCGATTTTTCAGGGGTTGACGCAGGATGATGTCTCCTATGTTGCCGAGAGTTTGCGGAAGGTTCTCTCGACGCCCTAAGGGTCTCGGGAAAAGGGAGAGGATATGCGGTGTCTTGTAACAGGTGGAGCGGGGTTTATCGCGTCTCATGTAGTGGACAACCTGAGGCGGAGGGGAATCGAAGTTCGGATCTTTGACCAAAGGCGTTCGGAGCATTC is a window encoding:
- a CDS encoding DegT/DnrJ/EryC1/StrS family aminotransferase, with product MRIPPAKIHFSEEDRQIILARIEESLSTGQLTLGKFGREFEEAFAAFHGAAHAVSVSSGTSAIEIPLRILGVEGKEVLVPTNTFFATPAAALHAGAKVRFVDADPETLSINLDHLRASITPETAGVIVVHIAGVVTPAMPEIRRLCQEKGIFLFEDAAHAHGSKLGDQFAGTFGDAASFSFYPTKVITSGEGGMIVTNDERIKNEAMLYRDQGKISFTQNLHDKLGSNWRMSEPHAAIGLQHLKRLEEFIEERMRIAGWYDDVLSAIPGIAPLPVPEECRSSYYKYIAMLDDGIDRAHLKKRLREEFDVGLSGEVYELPCHQQPIFKEIAGGESFPYAEDICRRHVCMPIFQGLTQDDVSYVAESLRKVLSTP